A genomic window from Silene latifolia isolate original U9 population chromosome Y, ASM4854445v1, whole genome shotgun sequence includes:
- the LOC141631485 gene encoding uncharacterized protein LOC141631485, whose amino-acid sequence MKSPFKPRNLTQNTFDDTDMQRLSDIHHDSLVITMQIGTVRVLRILVDGGSSVNLIMLDILKAMKIDEKQIIKKPNVLVGFSGETKNTLGEIYLPSYVEGVSSYERFGVLDCHSSYNAILGRPCIHNVRAIPSTYPEKEKVCRKRRKFAPERNTIINEEVDKLLDMGMIREVMYPEWLANVVVVQKKNGKWRVCVDYTHLNKACPKDPFPLPHIDAMVDATAGHKILTFMDASSGFN is encoded by the exons atgaaatctccttttaaacctagaaacTTAACTCAAAAtacttttgatgatactgatATGCAGAGACTCTCGGACATCCATCATGATAGCTTGGTCATTACTATGCAAATTGGCACTGTACGTGTCCTAAGAATCCTAGTAGATGGTGGCAGCTCAGTCAATTTAATCATGCTTGATATCTTGAAAGCCATGAAAATCGATGAGAAACAGATCATAAAGAAGCCAAATGtcttggtaggattcagtggtgaaacaaaGAACACTCTAGGAGAGATCTACCTGCCAAGCTACGTCGAAGGAGTCTCATCAtacgaaagatttggagtcctagaCTGCCACTCATCCTACAATGCAATCTTAGGCAGACCTTGTATCCATAATGTCAGAGCCATTCCCTCAACCTACC cagaaaaggAGAAAGTTTGCAGAAAAAGGAGAAAGTTTGCCCCTGAACGCAATACAATCATTAACGAAGAGGTGGATAAACTTCTAGACATGGGAATGattagggaagtaatgtaccctgaatggctggccAATGTGGTCGTGgtgcaaaagaagaatggcaagtggagagtctgtgtagactacacacaTCTCAACAAAGCCTGTCCAAAAGACCCATTCCCACTCCCtcacattgatgcaatggtagatgctacagcTGGGCACAAGAtactgacattcatggatgcctcaagtggattcaactaA